One window of the Gambusia affinis linkage group LG01, SWU_Gaff_1.0, whole genome shotgun sequence genome contains the following:
- the ifrd2 gene encoding interferon-related developmental regulator 2 isoform X2 has translation MPRSKKGKRGSGKPGVKNGMKGESAASDDELTSEILSHYSSASETASVLEEGPGSEQVDEQTAREETEDKLKQCIDNLMDKSAKTRLAALKSLRQAFSSRVLYDFLTGHRLTVRDCLERSLKKGGGEEQAAAANVFTMLCIQLGGGDEAEEGFKSLRPVLTSILNDSSANIAARQSCARALGLCCYVSTAEEGEDLVKSLALLESVFSSSYPNREGTLPTPKPGLPGLHTAALQAWSLLATLCPTSKLTELLELHLPKLQACLQSSDVNYRIAVGETIALLVELGRDIDEEFEVEDTESLCECLKSLATDGNKHRAKNDRRKQRSIFREVLHYIENEDFTEEKIRFGVESVYIDGWIRKRIYDAFKEILQSGVRHHLQYNQLLRDIFGLGPPLILDAATIKGSKISRAEKHLFNIAAFKVRTKQRNKVRDKRADVM, from the exons ATGCCGCGGAGTAAAAAAGGGAAACGTGGCTCCGGTAAACCGG GCGTTAAAAACGGGATGAAGGGAGAATCTGCAGCCAGTGACGATGAGCTGACATCGGAGATCCTCAGCCACTACAGTAGCGCCAGTGAAACTGCTTCTGTCCTGGAAGAGGGCCCAG GGAGTGAGCAGGTGGATGAACAGACTGCACgagaagaaacagaagacaagCTCAAGCAGTGTATAGACAACCTGATGGACAAAAg TGCAAAGACTCGTCTAGCAGCCCTGAAGTCACTACGACAAGCTTTCTCCTCCAGAGTTCTGTACGACTTCCTGACAGGCCACCGTCTCACGGTGCGCGACTGCCTGGAGAGAAGTCTCAAAAAAG GCGGCGGAGAGGAGCAGGCGGCGGCGGCAAACGTTTTCACAATGCTGTGTATCCAGCTCGGAGGAGGGGACGAGGCCGAGGAGGGCTTCAAGTCGCTTCGTCCTGTTCTCACCTCCATCCTGAATGACAGCAGTGCCAATATAGCAGCTCGTCAGAGT TGTGCCAGGGCTTTGGGGTTGTGTTGTTATGTCTCCACTGCAGAAGAAGGAGAG GATCTGGTCAAGTCGCTGGCTCTTCTGGAGAGCGTCTTCTCATCTTCCTACCCTAACAGAGAAGGAACGCTGCCCACGCCCAAACCCGGTCTGCCCGGCCTCCACACTGCCGCCCTGCAGGCCTGGTCGCTGCTGGCCACGCTCTGTCCCACTTCCAAACTCACTGAGCTGCTGGAACT GCACCTTCCTAAGCTGCAGGCCTGTCTGCAGAGCAGCGACGTCAACTACAGAATTGCAGTGGGAGAGACGATTGCTCTGCTGGTGGAGTTAGGCCGAGATATAGATGAG GAGTTTGAGGTGGAGGACACTGAGAGCCTGTGCGAATGTCTGAAGAGTTTAGCCACAGACGGCAACAAACACAGAGCCAAAAATGACAGAAGGAAACAGCGCTCCATCTTCAGAGAGGTGCTACATTACATAGAG AATGAGGATTTCACTGAGGAGAAGATCAGATTCGGGGTGGAGAGCGTTTACATCGATGGGTGGATCAGAAAAAGAATCTACGATGCCTTCAAGGAGATCCTACAATCTGGAGTTAGACACCATTTACAG TACAACCAGCTACTCCGAGACATCTTTGGCCTTGGACCTCCCCTCATCTTAGATGCTGCTACTATCAAAGGCAGTAAGATCTCACGGGCAGAGAAG CATTTATTCAACATAGCTGCCTTCAAAGTCCGCACAAAACAGAGGAATAAAGTCAGGGACAAACGCGCTGATGTCATGTGA
- the ifrd2 gene encoding interferon-related developmental regulator 2 isoform X1, producing MPRSKKGKRGSGKPGSLRQEVLQLQLSAKGSLKGVKNGMKGESAASDDELTSEILSHYSSASETASVLEEGPGSEQVDEQTAREETEDKLKQCIDNLMDKSAKTRLAALKSLRQAFSSRVLYDFLTGHRLTVRDCLERSLKKGGGEEQAAAANVFTMLCIQLGGGDEAEEGFKSLRPVLTSILNDSSANIAARQSCARALGLCCYVSTAEEGEDLVKSLALLESVFSSSYPNREGTLPTPKPGLPGLHTAALQAWSLLATLCPTSKLTELLELHLPKLQACLQSSDVNYRIAVGETIALLVELGRDIDEEFEVEDTESLCECLKSLATDGNKHRAKNDRRKQRSIFREVLHYIENEDFTEEKIRFGVESVYIDGWIRKRIYDAFKEILQSGVRHHLQYNQLLRDIFGLGPPLILDAATIKGSKISRAEKHLFNIAAFKVRTKQRNKVRDKRADVM from the exons ATGCCGCGGAGTAAAAAAGGGAAACGTGGCTCCGGTAAACCGG GCTCGCTTCGTCAGGAGGTTCTTCAGCTTCAGCTTTCAGCTAAAGGATCGTTGAAAG GCGTTAAAAACGGGATGAAGGGAGAATCTGCAGCCAGTGACGATGAGCTGACATCGGAGATCCTCAGCCACTACAGTAGCGCCAGTGAAACTGCTTCTGTCCTGGAAGAGGGCCCAG GGAGTGAGCAGGTGGATGAACAGACTGCACgagaagaaacagaagacaagCTCAAGCAGTGTATAGACAACCTGATGGACAAAAg TGCAAAGACTCGTCTAGCAGCCCTGAAGTCACTACGACAAGCTTTCTCCTCCAGAGTTCTGTACGACTTCCTGACAGGCCACCGTCTCACGGTGCGCGACTGCCTGGAGAGAAGTCTCAAAAAAG GCGGCGGAGAGGAGCAGGCGGCGGCGGCAAACGTTTTCACAATGCTGTGTATCCAGCTCGGAGGAGGGGACGAGGCCGAGGAGGGCTTCAAGTCGCTTCGTCCTGTTCTCACCTCCATCCTGAATGACAGCAGTGCCAATATAGCAGCTCGTCAGAGT TGTGCCAGGGCTTTGGGGTTGTGTTGTTATGTCTCCACTGCAGAAGAAGGAGAG GATCTGGTCAAGTCGCTGGCTCTTCTGGAGAGCGTCTTCTCATCTTCCTACCCTAACAGAGAAGGAACGCTGCCCACGCCCAAACCCGGTCTGCCCGGCCTCCACACTGCCGCCCTGCAGGCCTGGTCGCTGCTGGCCACGCTCTGTCCCACTTCCAAACTCACTGAGCTGCTGGAACT GCACCTTCCTAAGCTGCAGGCCTGTCTGCAGAGCAGCGACGTCAACTACAGAATTGCAGTGGGAGAGACGATTGCTCTGCTGGTGGAGTTAGGCCGAGATATAGATGAG GAGTTTGAGGTGGAGGACACTGAGAGCCTGTGCGAATGTCTGAAGAGTTTAGCCACAGACGGCAACAAACACAGAGCCAAAAATGACAGAAGGAAACAGCGCTCCATCTTCAGAGAGGTGCTACATTACATAGAG AATGAGGATTTCACTGAGGAGAAGATCAGATTCGGGGTGGAGAGCGTTTACATCGATGGGTGGATCAGAAAAAGAATCTACGATGCCTTCAAGGAGATCCTACAATCTGGAGTTAGACACCATTTACAG TACAACCAGCTACTCCGAGACATCTTTGGCCTTGGACCTCCCCTCATCTTAGATGCTGCTACTATCAAAGGCAGTAAGATCTCACGGGCAGAGAAG CATTTATTCAACATAGCTGCCTTCAAAGTCCGCACAAAACAGAGGAATAAAGTCAGGGACAAACGCGCTGATGTCATGTGA